The Sebaldella sp. S0638 genomic sequence TGATCATCTGTTAAATCATCAGCTACTACACAGTCTATTTCTTTATATCCAAGTTTTTTAACTGCCTGTAATCTTCCATGACCGGCCACTATTATATTATTTCTGTCTATTACAATGGGCTGTCTGAATCCGTATCTTTTTATTATTTCAGCGAGTTTCCCTATCTGTTCTCTGCTATGGATTACTGGATTATTCTGGTATTCCTTTAAATCTTTTATATTTATTTTTCTGATTTCCATTTTCTTCTCCTAAAAAACAAAAGAGCCACCAAATACCAGACTTTTACACCTGTTATTTGATAGCTCCGCACTGCGATATTAACTATCTCAATATTTTTTTGTCAGTAACCT encodes the following:
- a CDS encoding ParB/Srx family N-terminal domain-containing protein, producing the protein MEIRKINIKDLKEYQNNPVIHSREQIGKLAEIIKRYGFRQPIVIDRNNIIVAGHGRLQAVKKLGYKEIDCVVADDLTDDQVRAYRLADNKIKELSLWDEDLLKTELLNLEDINL